The Thermoanaerobacterales bacterium nucleotide sequence AGTCCACCGGGTGGTAAGAGCCGTCGTAAAGGACGGCCTTGATCCCGGTCACCGGATAGCCTGCCAGCACCCCCTCGTTCAAGGCGTCCCGGAGGCCCTTTTCCACGGCCGGGATGTACTGGTTGGGCACCGACCCGCCGAAGATTTCTTCGGCAAAGTGGAATTCCTCTCCGGGCAGGGGCTCGAAGCGGATCCAGACATGCCCGTACTGCCCGCGCCCACCCGACTGTTTCTTGTGCTTGCCTTCGACCTGAACCGTAGCACGGATGGTTTCGCGATAGGGGATCCGCTGGGGCAGCAGGACGACGTCCAGGCCGTACTTGCGTTTGAAGCGATCGACGATAATGTCGAGCTGTGTTTCGCCCATCCCGGTGAGCAGGGTCTGCTTGGTTTCGGTGTTCTTGGTTACACGGATGGTCGGCTCCTCTTCCTGTAAACGGGCCAGGGCGGTCGACAGCTTATCGTCGTCGCCCTGGGTCTTCGGGGCGATAGCAAGAGTGAGGGTCGGCTCAGGGAACTCGATGCCCGGGAGCGTCACCGGATTCTCCTTGCTGCAAAGGGTATCGCCCGTGGTTGTTTCGGCCAGCTTGACGAGGACGGCTATGTCCCCGGCGGGCACCCTATCGGTCGCCACCTGGTTCTTGCCCCGTGCAAAGAAAACCTGCCCGATCTTTTCCGTCTTCTCTTTGTTGGCGTTAAATACCGTACTGTCGCTCTTCAGTTCGCCGTCAAAGACACGGATAAAGTTCATGCGGCCGACGAAGGGGTCGGCCATGGTCTTGAAGACGAGAGCGGCCAGAGGGGCATTGACGTCTCCTTCGGGTGCCGGGAAGTAATCAGCCAGGCTCTCCAGGAGCAGGTCCACACCGACAATCTTGGTCGCCGAGCCACAGAAGACCGGAACGAACTTTCCGGCGGCGAACCCTTCGCGCAGGCCGCTCAGGACCTCTTCAGGAGACAGGGGCTCTCCGTCCAGGTACTTCGTCAGTAGATCATCGTTCGCCTCAGCGGCGGCCTCGGACAGCTTTTCGCGATACTCTTCAAGACGCGCGGCCACCTCGTCCGGGATGGGAACCTCTTTCGCCTTCCCGTCGCTATACGTAAGCGCACGGCCCCGCACGACATCCACCACGCCCTGGAAAGTCTCGGCCATCCCAATGGGCAGCGCAAAAGGCACGAAGTTCGAGCCGAACTGATCCTTTAATTGATCCAGAACCTTATAGAAACTGGCATTTTCACGATCACTCTTATTAATGAAGACCATCCGCGGCAGCTCCCGTTCGCCGGCGAACTCCCAGGCGGCTTCGGTCAAGACCTGAACGCCGTCCACGGCGCTGACGACCACCAGCGCCCCGTCGGCCACGCGGAGGGCAGCCTTTACTTCGCCGACGAAGTCGGGAAATCCCGGTGTGTCCAGCAGGTTTACTTTGATCCCACGAAGTTCGGCGGGCACGATACTGGTATGGATGGTCATCCCGCGCTTGGCTTCCTCAGGGTGGTAGTCCGCGGTGGTGGTCCCATCCTCGACGCGCCCCAAGCGCGACAGCACGCCGGTGGAGTAAAGCATGGCCTCGACGAGTGAGGTCTTGCCCGCCCCGCCATGGGCCACCACGGCTACATTACGGATGTTCTTCGCCTCATAGTTCTTCAAGAAGACAGCCCCTTTCGCTTCAATATGATTCCCTTGGAATTTATTTCTATACTTTCCCCCAACGCGCCGACATTAACACTTCGACAGGAACAAGGAAAACCCTGCGCAGGACCGGCATTCCACGAAAAACTGCGGGGATCGTTCCTCATAGGCTTGGCCCCTCCCTCATAACTATTACCGCTTGGCTTTGTCACACAGCAGACGGGAGATGCGGGAGGGTCGACATGGCCGCACCTTCATTGGCCTACGGCACGTTTGTCCTTTCCCTGGCCAGCTTGTACAACCGCGTCCTGGGCTTTGCCTACCAGGTTGTCCTGGTCCGGTTGGTCCATGCCGAGGGGATCGGCCTGTACAACATGGTTTACCCGATTTACGTCATGGTCCTGGTTCTGGCTTCGGCCGGCATACCGGTGGCGATTGCCAAGCTTGTGGCCGAGGAATTGGCGCGGCATAACCCCGCCGCGGCCTACCGCATTTTTCGGAGATCCTGCGTTTACATATTATTCTTTGCCCTTTTTTGCACCCTCGGGCTCTCGGCGGCCACACCCTGGATCCTCCGACACGTTTTTGTCAACCCGGACGTTCAGCCGGCCTTCACGGCGCTTATTCCGGGGGTTTTGATTGTTTCTGTCTGTTCGGCCTTCAGGGGCTTTTTCCAGGGCCTGCAGCAGATGTGGCCGACGGCGTTTACGCAGGCCGTCGAGCAGACGGTACGCGTTACAGTGGGTCTGGGGCTGGCCTGGTTTTTGCTGCCGCGGGGAGTGGCCTGCGCCACGGCCGGGGTCTCGGCGGGGGTAGTGGTAGGTGAGCTGGTGGGTCTTATATCTATGCTTGGCATTTATTTGCGTCGCCGTCCCCGTTTCGTTCTGCCGATGAAAGCGGAGGGTGGTTTTGTCGCGGACACCCGGCGCATCTTTAGCCTTGCCGTTCCGGTGACCCTTACCCGGTTCACCTCGACGGCCCTCATGTCCCTGGACGCCATACTTATCCCGCAGCGGCTGGCCGCGGCCGGGCTTACCCTGAGCCAGGCGACGGCGACGTATGGGAAACTCGTGGGAATGGCCGAGACCCTACTCTACACTCCGGGTATCCTCACTGTATCCCTGGCCACTGCGCTTGTTCCGGCCGTGGCCGACGCCGCCGCCCAAGGAAACCGGTACCTCCTCACCAAGCGGATCGGCGCCGCTGTACGGGTCGCGATCCTGATCGGCTTGCCGGCGGGGGTGGTCTTCCTGCTCCTTCCATCCCGGCTTTGTGCTTTGCTCTTCGGTTATCCCGACGCCGGGGCGATCCTGACCACCCTGGCTGCAGGCGGGCCATTTCTTTACCTGGTCCAGGCCACGACCGGCATCCTGCAGGGCCTGGGACGGGCCGCGGAGCCGCTGAAAAACATGCTCTGGGCATCGATCTTCAAGGTTGCCGGCATCTTTTACGCGACGGCGGTATGGGGGATCCAGGGCACGGGTCTGGTGCTGACGGGCTACCTTATCATTATGGCCGTCCTGAACCTGCGCGACGTGACCCGCCTGACCGGCTGCCGGTTGGACTGGTCCCGTTTGTTGACGCGGCCGTTGGCGGCCTCGTTTGTCCTGGCCCTTGTGGTGTCGGGGCTCACAAGACTTGGCGGGACAGGTGCGACCGGCACCCTTACCGCCCTTGCCGGGGGGCTGGCGGCTTACCTTGGGGTGCTGATCCTGGTGGGCGGGCTGACGCCGGCTGAACTGGACCGCCTTCGCGTGCTCATAGGGCAGGTAATGCGGGCCCTGCGCCGGTAAAAGCTCAATGTCCGTTGCGGCCGATGGGCCAGCGCGAAAGGATTTTCATTGTGGCGCGATCCGTTAAGTCCACCTTGAGCGGTGTAATGGAGATGTACCCCTCGCGGACGGCGGCAATGTCGCTGTCCGGGTCGACGTCGCCGACCACCTCGGGCTGGCCGGCCATCCAGAAATAATCCCGGCCGCGCGGATCAACCCTGTGGTCAATAGCGTTAACGTAACGCAGGGCGCCGAGAACGGTCAAGCGGTGGCCCCGCGGTGTTCCGCCGGGGACGTTGATATTCAGGAGGGTGCCCCGGGGCAGGCCCCTTTGCAGTATAAGGGGGACGAGGTCCCGTACGAAGACGGCCGCAGCGGCATAGTCGGGGTCGCGCCGGGTAGCCAGGGAGACGGCAAGGGACGGCACGCCGTTAAGCAGGCCCTCCACGGCCGAGGCCACCGTACCGGAATAGAGCACATCGGTGCCCAGGTTCGGGCCCAGGTTAATCCCCGCGACCACGAGGTCCGGCGGCGCCGGAACCAGCGACTCCAGGGCCAGCTTGACACAGTCCGCCGGCGTACCGTCGACCACCCAGCCGCGGCAGTGCGGGTCCTGAAACTTGGTTTCGCGGACGCGCAGGGGGCGGTGCATAGTGATGGCATGGCTGACGGCACTGCGCTCCCGGTCAGGCGCGATAACGTAGACGGCTTCGGCCAGATCGGCGAGGGCACGGCGGAGCACCGCGAGACCCTCGGCGAAGATACCGTCGTCATTGGTTAAGAGGATCCGCAACCGGTCAAACCTCCCGTAAGGACTATCTAAAAAGGTTTACGTTTCATAAACCGTGATCGCCATCCGCCCATCCTTAGCTTTTGTCAATCCGAAGATCAGACCCCGGTTCTTCAGGTTCTTATTCAGGAAATCAACGACCTGGTACATTTCATCGTAGGGTGCGAAGGACCGGGTGGCGATCAGTTCGAGTTTTCCGGCTTTTTCCTCCATGGCCCGGCTCTCCCCTTTCGGCGTTTTACCTGCCCCTCCCTTCCCCTAGCGGCCCTTGATCAGGGCGAAGGCTTCCATCCGTGTCTTGGCGTTGGTCTCAAAGATACCCCGAACCGCCGAGGTGATGGTTTTGGCGCCGGGTTTATTAACCCCGCGCATCGTCATGCACATGTGTTCCGCTTCAATCACCACCAGGACGCCATAAGGTTCCAGCTTACGCATAATGGCGTCGGCAACCTGGCTTGTCAGCCGCTCCTGGAGTTGCGGCCGGCGCGCGTACCCCTCGACGACGCGGGCCAGCTTGGAAAGGCCGGTGATCAGCCCCCGGCGGGGGATATAAGCCACGTGTGCGGCGCCGTAAAACGGAAGCAGGTGGTGTTCGCAAAAGGAATAAAGGGGGATGTCCTTGACCAGGACCAGTTCCTCGTGATCCTCGGTGAAGAGCCTCTCAAGGTGGTCGTCCGGGTTTTCCTTAAGGCCGGCGAAGACCTCCTGGTACATACGCGCCATACGGCGCGGAGTGTCGCGCAGCCCCTCGCGTGCAGGGTCCTCCCCGATGGCCTCAAGGATCAAGGTTACGGCACGTTCAATCTTCGAAAGGTCCAAAGAAATCCTCCTTCAATGTTCAGCGCGCCCCAAGCATGATATGCGTCTGCGGGATCACCCGCACCACCGGTAGGAAGGCCAGTGCCGTCTCCTGCAAGGCGAGGAGACGGGCCGGATTGACCTGCGGCGTGCCGTTGCCGGGCGCCGTTACCGGCTGCAGGACGAGCGGCGTGCCCGGTGCCTCGCGGGCTATGACCCCCGCTGCTGCAGCCAGTTCCTTGGCGGACGTGTCATGGCTCACGACCGCCTTCACGAACAGGCCCGGCCCCCGCGCACGGCGCAGAAACGCGGCGTGCTCCGCCTCGTAAAGCTGTTGCCCGGTCGCACTCGGAAGCTTGTAATCCATAGCGATGATATCACAAAAAGCCGCCGTCCGCTTCAGGGCGCCGGGCAGGGTGCCGTTGGTTTCAAGGTAGATCCGCCAGCCCCGGCGTCGCAGGCGCGGCAGCATTTCGGCCAGAAACGCCTCATGGAGCAGGGGTTCCCCGCCGGTAATGCTCACGGCATGATAAAGGTTAAGCGGCAGGGGGTGCAGGCATTCCAGGACATCATCCACGGCCGCGGGGTTTGGCAGGGCGGAAAAATCGCCTCGGCCCGGGGTCCGCTCCAGGCGCCAGGCGTCCGGCACCGCCTGCGGGGTGTCGCAGTATGCGCAGCGCAGGTTGCATCCCGCCAGGCGAATGAAAAGGTGCCGGCAGCCAACGTAGAGGCCCTCCCCCTGGATCGAAGTGAAGACCTCGACCAGCGGCGCCCTCACCCTAGCCAACCCCCCGGACCTTGCAGCGCGCCAGGTGCACGCCGGCCATTTCTTCGGCGTAGTTACGCGCAATGCGGGCGGCCAGTTCCTGGATCTCCACATCCGCCCAGCCCAGTTGCGTCAGGCCGACAGCGGGCACGGGGACGCCTTCGGTGCGGACGTTTAAGCCGGTGTGAATGAGGGTACTCATCGGGCTGATAGTGGCGATAGAGACCGAAAGCTTGAGGCCGCCGACGAACAGATCGTCTCCGCGGCGGTTAATCGGACCGCCTCTTTCGGCAAGGATCTCCCGGATCAGGGCGATTAACAGCCTCTGTCGCAAGATGCCGCGCTGGAGGTCGGTGTCAAAGTGCTCCACGATGAAATGCAGCATATCCGGGCTGAAAATTGGGGCCTCATCGAGAACATCCTGGAGGTCGACCATGTGTTTCAACTCCACCCGGCAGGGTCCCCGGAAGGTCACAATACTGTCCCCCTGAAGGCGAAAACGGCGGAAGGCCCAGTGCGGCCTCAGCTGTGTGCCGTCATATGTCAGACTGTCCGGGACCAAATGGACGTGCATACCTTTCCCCCTTTCTACCCTCCTTTGTTGCGCCCGCGGGAGGCCACGGCACGGGCCAGACGCCGGCAACTCTCGCAGGATCCGCAGGGTTTCTCGCCGCCGCGGTAGCAACTCCAGATCAACTCCCACGGGACACCGAGGGTGTCGCCGAGGCTGACAATTTCATCCTTGGATAAGCGCTGTGTAAAACTGACCACCTGCACGCCGCAAAGGGTGGAACGCCTCAGGGCGTCGTTTACGGCGGCCACGAACTCCTCCGAGTTGTCGGGGAAGGTCGCCGCTTCCTCCCGGTTAAAGCCGCATACGATCCGCGTGCACCCCATGGCTTCGGCAAAGAAGGCCGCAACGTTGACCAGTAGACCGTTGCGGTTCGGCACCCATACGCGCCGCGCCGAGGCGGCGGCCTGGGCGGGATCGTCCAAGGCGGCCGGGTCAGGCTCGGGGACCGTTCCGCAGCCGAGGAGCGCGCCTCCACCTGGCCCGCGCATAAAGGGCAGGTCCACCGTCTGGTGCGGTACCCCGTAATGTGCGGCCAGCGCCCTGGCGGCGCTGATCTCGCGTTCCGCGGCCATCTGGCCGTAGTGAGCCGTAATGGCCATGCGGAAGCGAAAATTGCGCACCCCGAAGGCCAGGTTGACGGCCGAGTCCAGTCCACCCGAAAGCAGGATTACGGCGTCCACGGGTTATCCCTCCCCCGAGTAGATGACGGAGGCCGTCGGCGACTCCCAAACCCGTACAGCGCGCATCTTGAGGCGAGGATTGACGGCCGCCAGGCGCACGGCCACGGTGGCGAAAATGTGGCGGGCGATGTTCTCCGCGGTGGGTATGCGCAGCGGGTCCGGACCCATAAAGGGCGGCAGTTCGTTCAACAGACGGTGGTCCAGCTCCCCCACCGCCTCATATACTGCGGCCTTAAGATTCCAAAAATCCACCACCATGCCCGTCGCCGGATCAAGCTGTCCGGCCACTGAGACTTCAACCTTCCAGGTGTGCCCGTGCAACCGCCGGCACTCGGCCGGATGACCCGGGATCTGGTGGGCTGCCGCAAAGCGGGTGGCGACAGTAAGTTCATACATTGCCAAACCCCTCCTTCGGCCGGTTCCCTTCTATTATGCGCGAAGATCCGGGTCCTGACCAGGACCAAATAAAAAAGGCCGCCTGTAGCGGCGGCGGCACGGGTGGTGCGAAGGGCAAAGCGGCTTATCCAGTCAGTCCCAAGGCACGGTTATACGCCTCGGTGGCCTCCCGGTCGCGTCCGAGAGCGGCGAGCAGGTCGCCGCGAAGTCCCCAGACGAACTGGTTGGCGGGCTCCTCGGCCAGGAGCCGGTCATAAACGGCCATGGCCTCGGGCGCCCGGTTCAGGTGTACCAGGCAGGCCCCGCGGTTCGCTCTGAAAATGCGGTTTTGGGGATCAAGCTCAATGGCCCGTTCGTAATGGGCGAGGGCGTCCTCGTAGCGCCCGGCTCTTTCCAGGCACAGGGCGAAGTTGTTATACAGGGTGGCGTCACGGGCATGGAACCGCAGGGCGGTTTCGTAGGCGGCGATGGCTTCCTCCAGGCGGTTAAGGCGTTCATAGCACGCGGCCAGGTTGTTTAGCACGGTCAGGTCGTCCGGGACCAGCCGGTGGGCCAGTTTATAACAAAGGATGGCTTCCCGGGGACGGCCCAGGTGGTAGAGGACGTAACCTTTGTTGTTTAGGATGTCGACCGAATCAAGTCCTGCACGCTGCGCCCTGTCATAGTGCTTGAGCGCCTCCGCGAAACGCCCCAGCTTGCTGAGGGCCAGGCCCGTGTTAAAAGAAACCTCCGGGCCGGCTCCGCCCGCATTCCGCGCCTCCTCGAAGTGACTTAGCGCCTCCCGCGGCCGCCCCAGGGCCAGGAGGGCGACACCCTTGTTATTCAGGACCGAAACGCCGGCCCCGCGACCGGCCAGGGTTAGCCTGTCGTAACAGGTGAGCGCCTTCTCCGGTTCCCCGGCGTTAAGGTACCAGTTCCCCAGGGCCATAAGGACGGCGCTACGGTCCCCGAGGATCCCGCCCTGGTCGCCGGCGCAGGACTCCTCGAGCCACGCGATAAAGTTGTCGGGCTCCACGGCGCAGTTTGCCAGGTGGTAGTGCCAGGCGGCGCGGTCCAGTTGGCCCCTGCGCAGGTAAAGCCGGCCGGCCTCCAGGTGTAGCTCGGGGTGCCCGGTTTGCGACTGCAGGCTCCTTTCAAGAAAACTCAGGGCCTTGCTTTCGGCGCCGGCGGACTTGAGGAGTCGGTGGGCGAAATACCAGAAACGGCTGCGGTCGGCCAGGCGTTTGAACCCGCTCAGGGGGTTTTTGACA carries:
- the fusA gene encoding elongation factor G, producing the protein MKNYEAKNIRNVAVVAHGGAGKTSLVEAMLYSTGVLSRLGRVEDGTTTADYHPEEAKRGMTIHTSIVPAELRGIKVNLLDTPGFPDFVGEVKAALRVADGALVVVSAVDGVQVLTEAAWEFAGERELPRMVFINKSDRENASFYKVLDQLKDQFGSNFVPFALPIGMAETFQGVVDVVRGRALTYSDGKAKEVPIPDEVAARLEEYREKLSEAAAEANDDLLTKYLDGEPLSPEEVLSGLREGFAAGKFVPVFCGSATKIVGVDLLLESLADYFPAPEGDVNAPLAALVFKTMADPFVGRMNFIRVFDGELKSDSTVFNANKEKTEKIGQVFFARGKNQVATDRVPAGDIAVLVKLAETTTGDTLCSKENPVTLPGIEFPEPTLTLAIAPKTQGDDDKLSTALARLQEEEPTIRVTKNTETKQTLLTGMGETQLDIIVDRFKRKYGLDVVLLPQRIPYRETIRATVQVEGKHKKQSGGRGQYGHVWIRFEPLPGEEFHFAEEIFGGSVPNQYIPAVEKGLRDALNEGVLAGYPVTGIKAVLYDGSYHPVDSSEMAFKIAASLAFKKGMQQAKPVLLEPIMEVEVLVPEAFMGDIISDLNTKRGRVLGMEPAGRMTRIRALVPLAELARYAIDLRAITQGRATFKMKFSSYEEVPGRLAEEIIKKAQEQKQEDK
- a CDS encoding polysaccharide biosynthesis protein is translated as MAAPSLAYGTFVLSLASLYNRVLGFAYQVVLVRLVHAEGIGLYNMVYPIYVMVLVLASAGIPVAIAKLVAEELARHNPAAAYRIFRRSCVYILFFALFCTLGLSAATPWILRHVFVNPDVQPAFTALIPGVLIVSVCSAFRGFFQGLQQMWPTAFTQAVEQTVRVTVGLGLAWFLLPRGVACATAGVSAGVVVGELVGLISMLGIYLRRRPRFVLPMKAEGGFVADTRRIFSLAVPVTLTRFTSTALMSLDAILIPQRLAAAGLTLSQATATYGKLVGMAETLLYTPGILTVSLATALVPAVADAAAQGNRYLLTKRIGAAVRVAILIGLPAGVVFLLLPSRLCALLFGYPDAGAILTTLAAGGPFLYLVQATTGILQGLGRAAEPLKNMLWASIFKVAGIFYATAVWGIQGTGLVLTGYLIIMAVLNLRDVTRLTGCRLDWSRLLTRPLAASFVLALVVSGLTRLGGTGATGTLTALAGGLAAYLGVLILVGGLTPAELDRLRVLIGQVMRALRR
- the surE gene encoding 5'/3'-nucleotidase SurE; translation: MRILLTNDDGIFAEGLAVLRRALADLAEAVYVIAPDRERSAVSHAITMHRPLRVRETKFQDPHCRGWVVDGTPADCVKLALESLVPAPPDLVVAGINLGPNLGTDVLYSGTVASAVEGLLNGVPSLAVSLATRRDPDYAAAAVFVRDLVPLILQRGLPRGTLLNINVPGGTPRGHRLTVLGALRYVNAIDHRVDPRGRDYFWMAGQPEVVGDVDPDSDIAAVREGYISITPLKVDLTDRATMKILSRWPIGRNGH
- a CDS encoding YpmA family protein, producing the protein MEEKAGKLELIATRSFAPYDEMYQVVDFLNKNLKNRGLIFGLTKAKDGRMAITVYET
- the folE gene encoding GTP cyclohydrolase I FolE encodes the protein MDLSKIERAVTLILEAIGEDPAREGLRDTPRRMARMYQEVFAGLKENPDDHLERLFTEDHEELVLVKDIPLYSFCEHHLLPFYGAAHVAYIPRRGLITGLSKLARVVEGYARRPQLQERLTSQVADAIMRKLEPYGVLVVIEAEHMCMTMRGVNKPGAKTITSAVRGIFETNAKTRMEAFALIKGR
- a CDS encoding 7-carboxy-7-deazaguanine synthase QueE encodes the protein MRAPLVEVFTSIQGEGLYVGCRHLFIRLAGCNLRCAYCDTPQAVPDAWRLERTPGRGDFSALPNPAAVDDVLECLHPLPLNLYHAVSITGGEPLLHEAFLAEMLPRLRRRGWRIYLETNGTLPGALKRTAAFCDIIAMDYKLPSATGQQLYEAEHAAFLRRARGPGLFVKAVVSHDTSAKELAAAAGVIAREAPGTPLVLQPVTAPGNGTPQVNPARLLALQETALAFLPVVRVIPQTHIMLGAR
- a CDS encoding DUF366 family protein; this encodes MHVHLVPDSLTYDGTQLRPHWAFRRFRLQGDSIVTFRGPCRVELKHMVDLQDVLDEAPIFSPDMLHFIVEHFDTDLQRGILRQRLLIALIREILAERGGPINRRGDDLFVGGLKLSVSIATISPMSTLIHTGLNVRTEGVPVPAVGLTQLGWADVEIQELAARIARNYAEEMAGVHLARCKVRGVG
- the queC gene encoding 7-cyano-7-deazaguanine synthase QueC, with product MDAVILLSGGLDSAVNLAFGVRNFRFRMAITAHYGQMAAEREISAARALAAHYGVPHQTVDLPFMRGPGGGALLGCGTVPEPDPAALDDPAQAAASARRVWVPNRNGLLVNVAAFFAEAMGCTRIVCGFNREEAATFPDNSEEFVAAVNDALRRSTLCGVQVVSFTQRLSKDEIVSLGDTLGVPWELIWSCYRGGEKPCGSCESCRRLARAVASRGRNKGG
- the queD gene encoding 6-carboxytetrahydropterin synthase QueD, which codes for MYELTVATRFAAAHQIPGHPAECRRLHGHTWKVEVSVAGQLDPATGMVVDFWNLKAAVYEAVGELDHRLLNELPPFMGPDPLRIPTAENIARHIFATVAVRLAAVNPRLKMRAVRVWESPTASVIYSGEG
- a CDS encoding tetratricopeptide repeat protein — encoded protein: MYWIFVKNPLSGFKRLADRSRFWYFAHRLLKSAGAESKALSFLERSLQSQTGHPELHLEAGRLYLRRGQLDRAAWHYHLANCAVEPDNFIAWLEESCAGDQGGILGDRSAVLMALGNWYLNAGEPEKALTCYDRLTLAGRGAGVSVLNNKGVALLALGRPREALSHFEEARNAGGAGPEVSFNTGLALSKLGRFAEALKHYDRAQRAGLDSVDILNNKGYVLYHLGRPREAILCYKLAHRLVPDDLTVLNNLAACYERLNRLEEAIAAYETALRFHARDATLYNNFALCLERAGRYEDALAHYERAIELDPQNRIFRANRGACLVHLNRAPEAMAVYDRLLAEEPANQFVWGLRGDLLAALGRDREATEAYNRALGLTG